A genomic window from Salvia hispanica cultivar TCC Black 2014 chromosome 5, UniMelb_Shisp_WGS_1.0, whole genome shotgun sequence includes:
- the LOC125187651 gene encoding uncharacterized protein LOC125187651 isoform X1: METLMEEEEYNWREVVLPEPELDRETGERRRGRDIIIAVDHGPNSKHAFDWAITHLCRLADTVHLVFAISSLNNQIVYDMTQGLMEKLAAEAFEVAMVKTKARIVEGDAGKVICKEAERLKPAAVVMGTRGRSLIQRCRGEICAVMDHKQDEQLKDRQKHAYGDCTSSSEGRISFCWMWT, from the exons ATGGAGACCTTAATGGAGGAGGAAGAGTACAACTGGAGAGAAGTGGTTCTACCTGAGCCGGAGCTCGATCGAGAGACCGGAGAGAGAAGGAGGGGCCGCGACATCATCATCGCCGTCGATCACGGCCCTAATAGTAAGCACGCTTTCGATTGGGCCATCACGCACCTCTGCCGCCTCGCCGATACCGTCCATCTCGTCTTCGCCATCTCCA GTTTGAACAACCAAATTGTGTACGACATGACTCAGGGGCTCATGGAGAAGCTCGCAGCCGAGGCCTTTGAGGTTGCTATG GTAAAGACAAAGGCTAGGATAGTGGAAGGAGATGCAGGGAAGGTAATATGCAAGGAAGCAGAGAGGTTGAAGCCTGCTGCTGTAGTTATGGGCACCAGAGGCCGAAGCTTGATTCAAAG ATGCAGGGGAGAAATCTGTGCTGTAATGGATCATAAGCAGGATGAACAGCTTAAGGATCGACAGAAGCATGCCTATGGTGATTGTACCTCTTCTAGTGAAGGCAGGATTTCTTTCTGTTGGATGTGGACTTAG
- the LOC125187651 gene encoding universal stress protein PHOS32 isoform X2 codes for METLMEEEEYNWREVVLPEPELDRETGERRRGRDIIIAVDHGPNSKHAFDWAITHLCRLADTVHLVFAISSLNNQIVYDMTQGLMEKLAAEAFEVAMVKTKARIVEGDAGKVICKEAERLKPAAVVMGTRGRSLIQSVIQGSVSEYCFHNCKTAPIIVVPGKDAGEKSVL; via the exons ATGGAGACCTTAATGGAGGAGGAAGAGTACAACTGGAGAGAAGTGGTTCTACCTGAGCCGGAGCTCGATCGAGAGACCGGAGAGAGAAGGAGGGGCCGCGACATCATCATCGCCGTCGATCACGGCCCTAATAGTAAGCACGCTTTCGATTGGGCCATCACGCACCTCTGCCGCCTCGCCGATACCGTCCATCTCGTCTTCGCCATCTCCA GTTTGAACAACCAAATTGTGTACGACATGACTCAGGGGCTCATGGAGAAGCTCGCAGCCGAGGCCTTTGAGGTTGCTATG GTAAAGACAAAGGCTAGGATAGTGGAAGGAGATGCAGGGAAGGTAATATGCAAGGAAGCAGAGAGGTTGAAGCCTGCTGCTGTAGTTATGGGCACCAGAGGCCGAAGCTTGATTCAAAG TGTAATACAGGGTAGTGTAAGTGAATATTGCTTCCATAATTGCAAAACAGCACCAATTATAGTCGTTCCTGGTAAAG ATGCAGGGGAGAAATCTGTGCTGTAA